In a genomic window of Hyphomonas sp.:
- the mmsB gene encoding 3-hydroxyisobutyrate dehydrogenase has protein sequence MTPCRKSTGTREYNMTKIAFIGLGNMGSGMCANLCKAGHDVRAFDLNADAVKVAESNGAQAAATIAEAVSDADVIVSMLPAGKHVLSVYFGEDGVAAHAAPGALFLDCSTIAVEDAREAASKAETAGFLMADAPVSGGTAAADAGTLTFMVGGPNEAFAKAKPILDAMGKNIFHAGASGNGQVAKIANNMLLGISMIGTCEAFNLAEKLGLDAQTFYDISSTASGQCWSMTSYCPAPGPVPTAPSNRDYQPGFAVAMMLKDLHLAAGAAKTAGAQVTLGEMAEKIYADLDARGHGGLDFSGVMKDLKQELG, from the coding sequence ATCACACCGTGCCGCAAGAGCACGGGGACAAGGGAGTACAACATGACGAAGATCGCATTCATTGGCCTGGGCAATATGGGCTCGGGTATGTGCGCCAATCTCTGCAAGGCGGGGCACGATGTTCGGGCTTTTGACCTGAATGCGGACGCTGTGAAGGTCGCTGAATCCAATGGCGCACAAGCCGCGGCGACGATTGCAGAGGCTGTCAGTGATGCCGACGTGATCGTGTCGATGTTGCCAGCGGGCAAGCATGTCCTGTCGGTCTATTTCGGAGAGGATGGCGTCGCTGCGCATGCCGCGCCCGGCGCGCTGTTCCTCGACTGCTCTACCATTGCGGTGGAAGACGCGCGCGAAGCCGCGTCAAAGGCCGAGACGGCAGGTTTTCTGATGGCGGATGCGCCCGTCTCAGGTGGGACAGCGGCGGCAGATGCCGGCACATTGACCTTCATGGTCGGCGGGCCGAATGAGGCCTTTGCGAAGGCAAAGCCGATCCTGGATGCGATGGGCAAGAACATCTTTCATGCCGGCGCCAGCGGGAACGGGCAGGTTGCCAAGATCGCCAACAACATGCTGCTCGGCATTTCCATGATCGGCACGTGCGAGGCATTCAATCTGGCGGAAAAGCTGGGTCTCGACGCGCAGACTTTTTATGATATTTCCTCCACCGCCTCCGGCCAGTGCTGGAGCATGACGAGCTATTGCCCCGCGCCGGGCCCGGTTCCGACCGCTCCGTCAAACAGGGACTACCAGCCCGGGTTCGCGGTGGCGATGATGCTGAAGGATCTGCACCTGGCCGCCGGCGCCGCAAAGACCGCCGGCGCGCAGGTCACGCTGGGCGAGATGGCAGAGAAGATCTATGCCGACCTCGATGCCCGGGGTCATGGCGGGCTCGATTTCTCCGGCGTCATGAAAGACCTGAAGCAGGAGCTAGGCTGA
- a CDS encoding alpha/beta hydrolase codes for MEKRDVFYTAHDGLTLYAADYGPKDSDTVILCMHGLTRNHKDFEPMMEGLHLEARFISVDVRGRGKSDRDPGGATYQPPLYAQDMAALMAHLKLDKVILIGTSMGGLMAMLMAKAFPEKIRGIVMNDVGPEVNPAGLKRIAGYAGGNEIFDSWGDAAAAIGQTQASVYPEYGEEDWMAFARRTCVERADGKIVFDYDPVIVQGMGSTTPGWRVNFAMWRVFAAMKSIPLLIIRGETSDILTDKTARRMQRRHKGSALLTVPGRGHTPFLDEPQSLDAIRDFIRSLGSA; via the coding sequence ATGGAAAAGCGCGATGTCTTCTACACCGCCCATGACGGGCTGACGCTCTACGCCGCCGACTATGGCCCGAAAGACAGTGACACGGTTATTCTGTGCATGCACGGGCTGACCCGGAACCACAAGGATTTCGAGCCGATGATGGAAGGGCTCCACCTTGAAGCGCGCTTCATTTCCGTGGATGTGCGGGGGCGCGGGAAATCGGACCGCGACCCGGGCGGCGCCACATACCAGCCTCCGCTCTACGCGCAGGACATGGCTGCGCTCATGGCCCACCTGAAACTGGACAAGGTGATCCTGATCGGTACGTCCATGGGCGGACTGATGGCGATGCTGATGGCCAAGGCCTTTCCCGAAAAGATACGCGGCATCGTGATGAATGATGTCGGGCCGGAAGTGAATCCGGCTGGCCTGAAACGCATCGCCGGCTATGCCGGGGGCAACGAAATTTTCGACAGCTGGGGGGACGCCGCGGCGGCGATCGGACAGACACAGGCAAGTGTCTATCCGGAATATGGGGAGGAGGACTGGATGGCCTTTGCACGGCGCACCTGCGTCGAGCGGGCCGATGGAAAGATCGTGTTCGATTATGATCCCGTCATTGTGCAGGGCATGGGCAGCACAACACCCGGATGGCGTGTGAATTTCGCGATGTGGCGCGTATTCGCCGCGATGAAATCCATACCGCTCCTGATCATCCGGGGCGAGACGTCAGACATCCTGACCGACAAGACCGCACGGCGCATGCAACGCCGGCACAAGGGCAGCGCATTGCTCACCGTCCCGGGACGGGGCCACACGCCTTTCCTGGACGAACCGCAATCGCTGGACGCGATCCGTGATTTCATCCGGTCGCTTGGCTCAGCCTAG
- a CDS encoding MFS transporter, with the protein MTQTAAAPSQTSRNASRAYVLALLTLVYTFNHIDRQVLVILLEPIKADLGLDDAQLGLLTGLAFAAFYATLGIPMAMWADRGNRRTIISLSLAVWSGMTAISGLAQNFWHLLIARMGVGVGEAGGTPPATSIISDLYAPHERATALGIYTTGIGFGILGGFMLGGLVYEALGWRAAFFVAGIPGLLLALLVRFTLKEPKRGAIEQRVDDGEAPSIGETLKFISGQTSFLLLLAGCCLICISANAFLVFTSSHLQRTFDVGPGDVSIPLGLLIGGVGGIGAVVVGRICDRLSSRNLAWRPWTIAACGALALPFAWLFLQADSILLAYAWNIVPSFVGLIYASVAYTASQELVGLRMRSFASAFMLLCLTLIGIGGGPTFAGWLSVQFSDAGSATPLKSALEIILLLNAASILFLVLSGRYYSRDAERAAKLV; encoded by the coding sequence ATGACACAGACTGCGGCCGCCCCCTCCCAGACCTCTCGCAATGCATCACGCGCCTATGTGCTGGCACTGCTGACGCTGGTCTATACCTTCAACCATATCGACCGGCAGGTCCTCGTCATCCTGCTGGAGCCGATCAAGGCAGACCTCGGACTGGACGACGCCCAACTTGGTCTGTTGACCGGTCTTGCATTCGCGGCCTTCTACGCAACACTCGGCATTCCCATGGCCATGTGGGCAGATCGCGGCAATCGCAGGACGATCATCTCCCTGTCGCTTGCGGTCTGGTCCGGCATGACGGCGATTTCCGGCCTGGCACAGAATTTCTGGCACCTGCTGATCGCCCGCATGGGGGTTGGCGTTGGCGAGGCCGGGGGCACGCCGCCGGCCACGTCGATCATTTCCGACCTCTACGCCCCGCATGAGCGCGCCACGGCGCTTGGCATCTACACGACCGGAATTGGCTTCGGCATTCTCGGCGGGTTCATGCTGGGCGGACTGGTGTACGAAGCGCTGGGCTGGCGGGCGGCATTTTTCGTGGCAGGCATTCCCGGCCTCCTTCTGGCTCTTCTGGTGCGGTTTACCCTGAAGGAACCGAAGCGCGGTGCCATCGAGCAACGGGTGGATGATGGTGAGGCCCCCTCGATTGGCGAAACGCTGAAATTCATCTCGGGGCAGACTTCCTTCCTGCTCCTGCTCGCCGGATGCTGCCTGATCTGCATTTCCGCCAACGCCTTCCTCGTCTTCACCTCCAGCCACCTGCAGCGCACCTTCGATGTCGGGCCCGGCGATGTTTCCATTCCGCTCGGCCTGTTGATCGGCGGCGTGGGCGGTATTGGCGCGGTAGTGGTCGGCAGGATCTGCGACCGGCTTTCATCGCGGAATCTGGCCTGGCGTCCCTGGACCATCGCCGCATGTGGCGCGCTGGCCCTGCCTTTCGCCTGGCTGTTCCTGCAGGCGGACAGCATCCTGCTGGCCTATGCCTGGAATATCGTTCCGAGTTTCGTCGGCCTGATCTATGCCAGCGTTGCGTACACTGCGTCGCAGGAACTGGTCGGACTGCGCATGCGCTCCTTTGCGTCGGCCTTCATGCTGCTTTGCCTGACCCTGATCGGCATCGGCGGCGGGCCGACCTTTGCGGGCTGGCTGAGCGTGCAATTCTCTGATGCCGGTTCGGCCACGCCGCTAAAATCAGCGCTGGAAATCATCCTGCTGCTGAACGCCGCCAGCATCCTGTTCCTCGTCCTGTCGGGACGCTATTACAGCCGCGACGCCGAACGCGCCGCCAAACTGGTCTAG
- a CDS encoding TonB-dependent receptor produces the protein MGYQKINTLRFGLVSALALTAGQYAVHAQEAADDEEEARTLGRVTVTAQRREEDLIDVPLSVSAFSGEQLEATGAVDITSIQRSTPNATIEVARGSNSTLIAFIRGVGQQDPLWGFEPGVGLYVDDVYIARPQGAILDIFDIDRIEVLRGPQGTLYGRNTIGGAIKYVTAKMDDEPDLKAKVNFGSYGQFDTIVSGSVPLSDTFKVGGAIASYQRDGYGENLFTGADHYDKDVLAYRASAEWSPTDSLFFRFSYDKSEDDSNAKHGHRLIPSGDGTLPVTDNVYDTRAGLGDNNSVETEGYSLTGEWDVNNDITLKSITAYREGATVTPIDFDALPNPDFDVPAYYNDDQFSQEFQLLYNGDRLSGVAGIYYLDGSADGAFDLLLSALGLTVYQAGKQDKENFSVYGDFTYDVTDQWSVSLGGRFTKDETTADVTRELWLGLGSGSFDPTNTTSIFFTTQTGYVGLNREDEEFTPRVSVSYKPTDDLNLYATYAQGFKAGGFDPRARADLDPLGLSEEGFGPEKVDSYEIGVKGSFFEDHLLLNTAVFFAEYTDQQITVQSGADSDNDGVNDTFVSSVFNAGSSEYTGLELEGTWFINDEFTLMGNLGYIDAEIQEILSAGTNIADQFVTQNTPEWQGQVSLNYTRDFGPEFGEISITGSASYRDEYYLFNIPNEGFAPGTNVLFPNGGPALDPDSYTLLDLSLVWTSPSEHLRFGIHGRNLTDEEYRVAAYNFVTPSQLGFDSAYSAFYGPPRTLTASISVDF, from the coding sequence TTGGGATACCAGAAAATCAATACGCTGAGATTCGGTCTTGTGTCGGCGCTTGCGCTGACCGCAGGCCAGTATGCCGTGCACGCACAGGAAGCGGCTGATGACGAGGAAGAAGCCCGGACGCTCGGTCGCGTCACCGTCACGGCGCAGCGCCGCGAGGAAGACCTGATCGATGTGCCGCTTTCCGTCTCGGCCTTCTCAGGCGAGCAACTGGAAGCCACCGGCGCGGTCGACATCACCTCCATCCAGCGCTCGACGCCGAATGCGACGATCGAAGTTGCCCGCGGTTCCAATTCCACCCTGATCGCCTTCATCCGCGGCGTCGGCCAGCAGGACCCACTCTGGGGCTTCGAGCCCGGTGTCGGCCTGTATGTCGACGATGTCTATATCGCCCGTCCACAAGGCGCGATCCTCGACATCTTCGATATCGACCGGATCGAAGTCCTGCGCGGACCGCAAGGCACGCTCTATGGCCGCAACACGATTGGCGGCGCCATCAAATACGTCACCGCCAAGATGGATGACGAGCCGGATCTGAAAGCCAAGGTCAATTTCGGGTCCTACGGCCAGTTCGACACGATCGTGTCCGGCTCGGTGCCGCTGAGCGACACGTTCAAGGTTGGCGGTGCCATCGCCAGCTATCAGCGTGACGGCTATGGCGAGAACCTGTTCACCGGGGCCGACCATTACGACAAGGACGTCCTGGCCTATCGCGCGAGCGCCGAATGGTCGCCGACGGACTCGCTCTTCTTCCGCTTCTCCTATGACAAGTCGGAAGACGATTCCAATGCCAAGCACGGCCATCGCCTGATCCCGAGCGGTGACGGAACCTTGCCGGTGACGGACAATGTCTACGACACGCGCGCCGGCCTCGGCGACAACAATTCCGTCGAGACCGAAGGCTACTCCCTGACCGGCGAATGGGACGTCAACAACGACATCACGCTGAAATCGATCACCGCCTATCGCGAAGGTGCCACGGTCACGCCGATCGATTTCGACGCCCTGCCCAATCCGGACTTTGATGTCCCCGCCTATTACAATGATGACCAGTTCAGCCAGGAATTCCAGCTGCTCTACAATGGGGATCGCCTGTCGGGTGTGGCCGGCATCTACTATCTGGACGGCAGCGCAGACGGCGCATTCGACCTGTTGCTCAGCGCGCTGGGCCTGACGGTCTACCAGGCCGGCAAGCAGGACAAGGAAAACTTCTCCGTCTATGGCGACTTCACCTATGACGTCACCGATCAGTGGAGCGTGTCCCTCGGCGGCCGCTTCACCAAGGACGAGACAACTGCAGACGTGACACGGGAATTGTGGCTGGGACTGGGCTCTGGCTCATTCGATCCAACCAATACGACGTCCATCTTCTTCACGACACAGACCGGCTATGTCGGCCTGAACCGCGAGGATGAGGAATTCACGCCGCGCGTATCGGTGTCCTACAAGCCGACCGACGACCTGAACCTCTACGCAACCTATGCGCAGGGCTTCAAGGCAGGCGGCTTCGATCCGCGCGCCCGGGCAGACCTCGATCCGCTTGGACTGTCCGAGGAAGGCTTCGGACCGGAAAAGGTCGACAGCTACGAAATCGGCGTGAAAGGCAGCTTCTTCGAAGACCATCTTCTACTGAACACCGCTGTCTTCTTCGCCGAATACACAGACCAGCAGATCACCGTGCAGAGCGGGGCAGACTCTGACAATGACGGCGTCAATGACACCTTCGTCTCCTCGGTCTTCAATGCCGGTTCATCGGAATATACCGGCCTCGAACTTGAAGGCACCTGGTTCATCAATGACGAATTCACCCTGATGGGCAATCTCGGCTACATTGATGCCGAAATTCAGGAAATCCTCTCGGCCGGCACCAACATCGCCGACCAGTTCGTAACGCAGAACACGCCAGAGTGGCAGGGTCAGGTGTCCCTCAACTATACGCGGGACTTCGGTCCGGAATTCGGTGAGATTTCGATCACCGGCTCTGCCTCATACCGGGACGAATACTATCTGTTCAACATTCCGAACGAAGGCTTTGCGCCGGGGACGAATGTCCTGTTCCCGAATGGCGGACCCGCGCTGGACCCGGACTCCTACACGCTGCTGGATTTGAGCCTTGTGTGGACCTCCCCGTCCGAACACCTGCGCTTCGGTATCCACGGCCGCAATCTGACGGACGAGGAATATCGCGTCGCAGCCTATAATTTCGTCACGCCGAGCCAGCTTGGTTTCGACAGTGCGTATTCGGCCTTCTACGGCCCGCCGCGCACGCTCACGGCCTCAATCTCGGTTGACTTCTGA
- a CDS encoding AraC family transcriptional regulator produces MSHSPDRASFELQQIEPILSWAGTSGVDVDGLLHRLGIDPARRSDAPDTEIDLVDYYRIQREIARSFDDLTAQLSERKLLYQTGTFVVTQIQAAATLQDAIRSLASHFNMMHGGRYNYVRQTDSSLALVVDDSTFPYRFRDDRALTHFVGDALLIKTHALLDSLTGGAAGRALKRVSLLRQRHDSGTGQLRFWRVPIGYGHAAYELIYDIDIACETIAAAPDVDLTADGIFARVIRHLDSVIPSPDARPYAVRTADLISDGLETQQAVADRMGISVATLRRRLSEEGTSFRDILQESRAERAGLMLAQGTSVSQVSESLGYSDVRAFNRAFKKMRGVSPAAYAKSSLETAQA; encoded by the coding sequence ATGTCGCACTCTCCGGACCGGGCCAGTTTTGAACTCCAGCAGATCGAACCGATCCTGTCATGGGCCGGCACATCCGGCGTGGATGTCGACGGGCTGCTGCACCGGCTCGGCATAGATCCGGCTCGCCGCAGCGATGCGCCGGACACGGAAATCGACCTCGTCGACTATTATCGCATCCAGCGGGAAATTGCCCGCTCCTTCGACGATCTCACCGCCCAGCTCTCCGAGCGCAAGCTGCTCTACCAGACCGGCACTTTCGTCGTTACGCAGATCCAGGCGGCCGCCACACTTCAGGATGCCATCCGCAGCCTGGCCTCGCATTTCAACATGATGCATGGCGGGCGCTACAATTATGTCCGCCAGACCGACAGTTCGCTGGCCCTGGTCGTGGACGATTCCACCTTCCCCTACCGGTTTCGCGACGACCGCGCCCTGACGCATTTTGTCGGCGACGCCTTGCTGATCAAGACCCACGCCCTGCTCGACAGCCTGACAGGCGGGGCGGCCGGGCGGGCCCTGAAGCGGGTCAGCCTGTTGCGTCAGCGGCATGATTCCGGCACGGGACAACTCCGGTTCTGGCGGGTGCCCATCGGCTATGGCCATGCCGCCTATGAGCTCATCTATGACATCGACATCGCCTGCGAGACGATCGCTGCGGCCCCGGATGTGGACCTCACCGCCGACGGCATCTTTGCTCGGGTCATCCGCCACCTGGATTCGGTCATCCCCTCCCCGGACGCCCGCCCCTATGCCGTGCGCACGGCGGACCTGATTTCGGACGGGCTGGAAACCCAGCAGGCCGTCGCAGACCGGATGGGGATAAGTGTCGCCACGCTGCGCCGCCGCCTGAGCGAGGAAGGTACAAGCTTCCGCGACATCCTGCAGGAGAGCCGCGCGGAACGCGCCGGCCTGATGCTGGCCCAGGGCACCAGCGTGTCCCAGGTTTCGGAATCCCTGGGCTATTCCGACGTCCGGGCCTTCAATCGGGCGTTCAAGAAAATGCGCGGCGTCTCGCCCGCGGCCTATGCAAAATCCTCTCTCGAAACCGCACAAGCCTGA
- a CDS encoding helix-turn-helix transcriptional regulator gives MTAQPKPRTKDAFDLMSARIHEASEVLKAMSSETRLKIMCALSDGEYPVHQLAEMTGQSHSAVSQHLAKLRAAGLVESRRDAQTIFYRCAGGIGRELVDTLCGYYR, from the coding sequence ATGACTGCCCAGCCCAAGCCCCGCACCAAGGATGCCTTCGACCTGATGTCGGCGCGCATTCACGAGGCCTCGGAAGTGCTGAAAGCCATGTCCAGCGAGACCCGGCTGAAGATCATGTGTGCCCTCAGCGATGGGGAATATCCTGTGCATCAGCTGGCCGAGATGACCGGCCAGTCCCATTCGGCCGTGTCCCAGCATTTGGCCAAGCTGCGCGCCGCCGGTCTGGTGGAAAGCCGCCGGGACGCGCAGACGATCTTTTATCGCTGCGCCGGCGGAATCGGCCGGGAGCTGGTCGACACATTGTGCGGCTATTACCGCTAG
- the infA gene encoding translation initiation factor IF-1, with product MSKEELIEFEGTVVELLPNATFRVKLENDHEIIAHTAGKMRKNRIRVLTGDKVMVEMTPYDLTKGRITYRFK from the coding sequence ATGTCGAAGGAAGAACTGATCGAATTCGAAGGCACAGTTGTCGAACTGCTGCCGAACGCGACGTTCCGCGTCAAACTCGAGAACGACCACGAGATCATTGCCCATACGGCTGGCAAGATGCGCAAGAACCGCATCCGCGTGCTGACCGGAGACAAGGTGATGGTCGAGATGACCCCCTATGACCTGACCAAGGGTCGTATCACGTACCGCTTCAAGTAA
- a CDS encoding nucleoside triphosphate pyrophosphatase — MASSGPVPLILASASPRRRDLLAQIGIVPDAICPTDIDETRHRDESPRALAERLAREKAAACPEAGFVLAADTVVALGQRNLEKAADAEEAEAFLRLLSGRAHQCITGIAVKAPDGRVNSRTVMARVKMKRLTDQEIAAYIASGEWRGKAGGYGIQGMAGAFITHISGSYTTIVGLPLYETKSLLEGLGWRAS; from the coding sequence ATGGCGTCCTCAGGGCCTGTCCCCCTGATCCTCGCCAGTGCGAGTCCCCGGCGGCGAGACCTGCTCGCCCAGATCGGGATAGTGCCGGACGCGATCTGCCCCACCGACATCGACGAAACCCGTCACCGGGACGAGTCGCCCCGTGCGCTGGCCGAACGGCTGGCGCGGGAGAAGGCGGCGGCGTGTCCGGAAGCAGGCTTTGTGCTGGCCGCCGACACGGTGGTGGCGCTGGGCCAGCGCAATCTGGAAAAGGCGGCCGATGCCGAAGAGGCCGAGGCCTTCCTGCGGCTTCTCTCTGGCCGGGCCCATCAGTGCATCACCGGCATCGCCGTAAAGGCGCCCGATGGCCGGGTGAACAGCCGCACCGTGATGGCGCGTGTGAAGATGAAACGCCTGACCGATCAGGAAATCGCCGCCTACATTGCCAGCGGGGAATGGCGCGGCAAGGCGGGCGGCTATGGCATCCAGGGCATGGCCGGGGCCTTCATCACTCATATCAGCGGCAGCTACACCACCATTGTCGGCCTGCCGCTGTATGAGACCAAATCCCTGCTTGAAGGCCTGGGCTGGCGGGCGTCCTGA
- a CDS encoding RNA polymerase sigma factor, giving the protein MSRRAELRLVAEGGRDMRSDPDLAARAARGHEADFAELVRRHQARVRGMARRLTGSASDGDDIAQATFLKAWQKIGSYAGGTFSAWICTICWREYLQARRKQKIEIEFDETAEIIPFERSQSDDVGDQMDLSRALDKLSEAQRVCVVLCVASGLSHREAAEATGWPLGTIKSHVTRGVAALRKHLESSHVA; this is encoded by the coding sequence GTGAGCAGAAGGGCTGAGCTGAGACTGGTTGCCGAGGGAGGGCGCGACATGCGCAGCGATCCGGACCTGGCCGCACGTGCTGCACGAGGTCATGAGGCAGACTTTGCCGAACTCGTGCGGCGCCATCAGGCCCGCGTGCGCGGCATGGCCCGCCGCCTGACCGGCTCGGCCAGTGACGGAGACGACATTGCCCAGGCCACCTTCCTGAAGGCCTGGCAAAAGATCGGCTCCTATGCCGGCGGCACCTTCTCGGCCTGGATCTGCACGATCTGCTGGCGGGAATACCTGCAAGCCCGCCGCAAGCAGAAGATCGAGATCGAGTTCGATGAAACGGCCGAGATCATCCCGTTTGAACGCAGCCAGTCGGATGATGTAGGCGACCAGATGGATCTGAGCCGCGCGCTGGACAAGCTGTCAGAGGCCCAGCGGGTCTGCGTCGTGCTCTGTGTGGCGTCCGGCCTGTCCCACCGCGAAGCGGCCGAGGCAACCGGCTGGCCGCTTGGCACAATCAAATCCCATGTGACGCGGGGCGTGGCGGCGCTTCGCAAACACCTTGAAAGCAGCCATGTGGCGTGA
- a CDS encoding DUF6249 domain-containing protein, whose product MSEDIIVPIAFFGSIAGIVWLVSHYNFKKRLTLHETVRHAVDKGQDLTGEAMEKLALITDPIRADLRRGVLFLAVGVAFGFLGLMVGMEEGEAVKPMIGVASFPVFIGLAYLGLWAAGRREQKG is encoded by the coding sequence ATGAGTGAAGACATCATCGTCCCGATCGCGTTTTTCGGATCCATTGCCGGCATCGTCTGGCTGGTCAGCCACTATAATTTCAAGAAACGCCTGACCCTGCATGAAACTGTGCGCCACGCCGTCGACAAGGGTCAGGACCTGACCGGTGAAGCGATGGAGAAGCTCGCCCTGATCACGGACCCGATTCGCGCAGACCTGCGCCGCGGCGTGCTGTTCCTGGCCGTAGGGGTCGCCTTCGGCTTTCTTGGCCTCATGGTCGGCATGGAAGAAGGCGAAGCGGTGAAACCGATGATCGGTGTCGCCTCCTTCCCTGTGTTCATCGGTCTGGCCTATCTTGGCCTGTGGGCAGCGGGTCGCCGTGAGCAGAAGGGCTGA
- a CDS encoding tyrosine-protein phosphatase, whose translation MVKLRSKKNRKLHVAPDLSTPQGRSRARRELVWGDHGFLRKMFSNLHQISPEMWRANQPSPKKVVEYAETLGIRTILNLRGTSTKGYYLLEKEACEKAGITLVDFQVFSRDTPTKEALFAAKELFDTIEYPALMHCKSGADRAGLMSVLYKLLREKVPYEEAIEQLSLKYLHVKHGKTGMLDAFFQAYADYNSGRAPSDWKPFLDWVDEDYDRLQVKEDFLRDFGKGIQVDKILQRE comes from the coding sequence ATGGTAAAGCTGAGATCGAAGAAGAACCGCAAGCTACATGTCGCGCCGGACCTGTCGACCCCGCAGGGCCGTTCCCGTGCGCGCCGTGAGCTGGTCTGGGGCGATCACGGGTTCCTGCGCAAGATGTTCTCGAACCTGCATCAGATTTCCCCGGAAATGTGGCGTGCCAATCAGCCATCCCCGAAGAAAGTGGTCGAATATGCCGAAACGCTCGGCATCCGCACGATCCTCAACCTGCGCGGCACCAGCACCAAGGGCTATTACCTTCTGGAAAAGGAAGCCTGCGAGAAGGCCGGAATCACGCTGGTGGACTTCCAGGTGTTTTCCCGCGACACGCCGACGAAAGAGGCGCTGTTTGCCGCCAAGGAATTGTTCGACACGATTGAGTATCCGGCGCTGATGCACTGCAAATCCGGTGCGGACCGCGCAGGGCTGATGTCTGTCCTCTACAAATTGCTGCGCGAGAAGGTGCCTTATGAAGAGGCCATCGAGCAATTGTCGTTGAAATACCTGCATGTGAAACATGGCAAGACCGGTATGCTGGACGCCTTTTTCCAGGCCTATGCCGACTATAATTCAGGCCGCGCCCCGTCGGATTGGAAACCCTTCCTGGACTGGGTGGACGAGGATTATGACCGGCTGCAGGTGAAGGAAGATTTCCTGCGCGATTTCGGAAAAGGCATCCAGGTCGACAAGATCCTGCAACGGGAATAG
- a CDS encoding MAPEG family protein yields MTSLEVAGVYVAVNMLLLIYLAFRVVSVRQSARISIGTGGNEQLEVRTRVHGNAAEYIPAMLVGLVVLALMGLPGWAIHVGGGAFTLGRVMHMVGMSGNILPLRAGGILLSWISMILVAGAILFHAFA; encoded by the coding sequence ATGACATCTCTTGAAGTGGCCGGCGTCTATGTGGCCGTGAACATGCTGTTGCTGATCTATCTGGCGTTTCGGGTTGTGTCCGTACGCCAGAGCGCGCGGATATCGATCGGGACCGGCGGCAATGAGCAGCTGGAAGTGCGCACCCGGGTCCATGGCAATGCGGCCGAGTACATTCCGGCCATGCTGGTCGGGCTGGTCGTGCTGGCGCTCATGGGCCTGCCGGGCTGGGCCATTCATGTCGGGGGCGGCGCGTTCACGCTGGGCCGGGTGATGCACATGGTCGGCATGAGCGGCAACATCCTGCCGCTGCGCGCGGGCGGGATCCTGCTGAGCTGGATTTCCATGATCCTGGTGGCCGGGGCGATCCTGTTCCACGCCTTTGCCTGA